A stretch of DNA from Drosophila virilis strain 15010-1051.87 chromosome 5, Dvir_AGI_RSII-ME, whole genome shotgun sequence:
ttccTTGGGTTTCGGGCACGTTCTTTTGTTCCGATAACATCAGGTcgtttatgtatattattgGTCTTTGCTTGGGTCTTACCCGCCGGTGCAGGGCGGAAGTGGGAAGGTTGGCATGCGGCaggcaatttatttaaacgccatacaaacaattttgaaacaatttttatttcggGCTGTTAGCAACACGCAATGCGGTTAATATTTTACGGCGGAGCCAAGTTTTCGGGGGTTGTGGCCAAGTTCTTAATACAGGATTCCATTTGTATAATGCAGTTCCTTGAGGCGCTGTAAAGTGGAGGAAGTCGAGGCTTAAGGGTAAAAGGAACAGACTGTCAAAATGGAGTGGGATTGGGCTGTGGGCGGCATTACGGATGAGATACCACGCACCACGGGACCCGAGTGCATCAACTACATGACCGATCGACGCCGCTGGACCGAAACGGCGCTGCTCTCCGCCTTGTTCATCTATATCATGCACGGGAACTGGAAGCGTTTGGCGCCCATACGATTGCCGCCGGCACATGAGATACAGAAATCGCACAGTCCGATGCGACTATTCCTGCTCATCAGCATGTCCTTTGTCTTTGGCATTGAGATGGGCTTCAAGCTGGCCGGAGGTTCGATGATATTTGCTCTGAATCCTTGCCATGTGCAAACGTGTCTGCAGGTAAGATCTGCTTTATGTCTGCTAAGGGCATTAACTAATGCCACCTCGTTTTTACCCAGATCTATTTGCTGGCTGCCAAGCccacaaagacaacaacgGCCCTGTTTCGCATACAGATGAGCAATTTGAATGGACCATTTCTGGCCTTTGTGTTTCCCGAGGTCGAGGGACGCACCTACCCGTTCGAGCAGGCCACCTATTGGATACAGCATGCGCTGCTCTACATCATACCCATTTACATCTTGAGAAGTGGTATATCGTCTTGAGTTCGCTGCATTTATCTCTAATCAATCGAGTCTACTTTTAGGCGCCTACACAATCGAGGACTTGGGCGACTTTAAGTGGGTCAAAATCGGCACGGCCTTTATGCTGTTCTATCATTTTTTGCTGCTCTCGCCACTATCCATCGTAagtttgattgactgactgactgactgactgtctgatTGACAGTCCAACTGTAAGAGCTGGGTTACTGCATTGCAATTGAGCCAAATATTTGTTGGGAACAAAACTTTCGTTTTGTTTAATTCACTTCTTCGTGTGGAAAATGCGGGAAATAGGGTAACTTGTCAGAATGGGCACTGCTTTAGCTGAACACTAACTTGATTCGAAGAAAGACGCCTAATACCTGTCAACTACTCTTCTTTTTGTATATCCTTTACAGTTGACGGGCATCAATCTGGATCATATGCTGTGCGCGGCCCTGTCGGATCCGTTTCAGGGTCAAAACTACAGACTGTTCGCCTGTTGCCATCAGGCGCTGCTCTGTCCGCTGCTCAGCAAAGGAACAGTTTTGCTGTTCGGCTCCGGGAAGAGCCGATGCAATGAGAATGGCGTACACAATAATGTCGGTGGGGGTCGTGAGACGTATACGCCACCGGGCTCGGAGCATGTGCTGTATCATCAGCTGCCGCCACAGCAGGAGTATGTTACAACGGAGACGATGACGGGAGAGTATACTATGCCCACGACAAAGATTGACTAGTATAGCGCGAATATGGAGAACAGGCTATGTCTATGTCTATTATAACCGTCAATTTATTACACAATTTGGTTGAGATAGCCAAACTTAGGTTTGGTTTCTTGTAGAGCCCGTCAAATTTTGTAGCTAGTTCCATAGACCTGTTGCGAATTATATAGTGTAcataatattcaaaataagGCTAAAAAAGATTTATGCTCATTGAGGTAATACTTCAAACTAATGAAACAGTTCGAAAAGGTTCTTGTTCAATTATATGActattttacatttaattttggtGTAAAATCAAAAGCATACAATAATGTGTACATTTTTAAACATAAGCGctcaaaaaccaaataaataaataaataatccaaCTTAAACgtacaaaacaaaacttttgaaaTTACAACCGCTTTAACAGCAATATGGCAGTCTTCAAATAGCTGCTGttaatatcaaaatatatatcgatatttgcCTGTGTGCTGTTAATAGCATTTGAGCGTATGTTAAAAGTTTTGGGTGCCCACAGACGCTTAGCTGTTAGGCATGCTCAGCTGTTTAATGTTGTTCTTTCAAAGTTATCGTGCCGTGAGTAACGAACAAACTTGTGCGCCTGCCGCAAGGAAAAACGTGTTTAATAAAACGATAAAATGATTCAactacaataaatatatatacatatttataaatactatAAAGTGCAAcacaacaatttattaaaagttaacagcaaCGGGCCGGGCACAAAAAGCGCGCAGTAGAACTTTATGCGTCTTAAccgtgcaaaaaaaaaaaaaaaaaaaataccagaaAGGGCAGAAAGGAAAAGCAAGCTAGAACGAAAAGTGCTGAGCCAATGGCAATTCGCAATACACATAATGAAAAGCCATTTCTTGTGTGATTTTATTGATTGATAATTTGATAAGAAtacgcaacagcaacaatactAAATAGTCGACTCATATGCATATAGATTGAATGTGCGAGCAGCGCGTCCAAATGTAAAcgtgtatctgtgtgcgtatgtgtatgtgtatgcgcgCGGCTAGTGAAGATGCGCGAAAATGTCAattaattaacaacaacaacaacaacaacaacaacaacaaactgggGCCAAAAGGTGCGAATGAAGcgcaagaaaaagaaaaatcaatataCAGCAGAATGCAAAAATGTGTCGATATTATAATTCAAGTGAAAATCAAAGCGACGGCAGCGGCAAAGCCAAAATCAACactattaataaataatatagctgccgctgctgccgttgccgctgctgctgctgctgctgctactgcgaCAAGCGTGAACGCGTCGCCTACGCAAATGATGCGTTGCATATGCGAAATTGCGTAATTTTTGGCATTGAAAAGTTTAAGAAGCCAAAACTCAAAGTTTACGTTTAGAATCAACGCTTAAAGTTCACCACACTCGCTCGCTCTCACTCCAATATCTCTCTGCTTGTGTGTTTACCTCTGCTGTAAATTCCGGttgcgcgctctctctctttctctcgttatctgtgtgcgcgtgtgtgtgaggcTGTGCATAGCCAGGCGGCATGGCAGCCGCAACAGATGGCTCTGCCAAgacggctgcggctgcggctgctgcgtcCGCGTCGCAGCCAATCACCGCAAATGGCAACGGTAAATCGCCAAAGCTTAAAATCAATTCACCATCGACGGCCACCACAGCCGCCTCAACAACGGCGTCCACTTCATCCGGCCTGCCGGCTTCGGTTTCGCATTTTTACTACAAGCACGGCTTATTTCTATCCAGCTATCCAACATGCGCCTCCAGCATTGCTCTAATGGCGATTTTGCTTTCGTGGTAAGTTTGTTTTCttcatataccctgtaaattgaAGTTGGCTTGAAGGCATTTAATATGCAAGCTTTCGTGTATTACTTTAAATGATCGATAACTCCGCCTTTTTATGGAAGGTCGataaatattcatttgtgTTCTTTGAGCTGGTATCGATATGATTCAGAATGTGCGTTATACCTCACGCAAAGTGAAGTTTCttgatcgataaatatttatttctagtttaataataaaatcgataaatatcgatcaaTTTGAGCAATGCGAGTTGGGCATACTTATAAGAAAGGGTGATGTAAGTTTCGGTAACACAAGTCTGGCATACAGGGTAACTTCTAATCGGTCAACCTGGTCTCTTCTTCccgtattttatatatacgcTTCGTTATAGTTTGGGTAATCGTTCAGCGAATTCTGGGAATTGTCCATaaccacatatatatagaagtcAGAAATTTGGCAAGTTGTTTATTTGCACGAATCGTTACGccaatacatgcatacacacacgcacatgcatatatatgaaacatatatatgggcgtgacgtatgtatgtgtttattcCCACTGTCCTGCAGGATGAACAACCCTTGTGGGAATTTGCATGTCTAATGCACATTCATTTTTATCGCAATTCCGATCAACGTGACTCAGCGCAGCTCTATCATAAAAAAGTATACTATAAAGCCGATTTAACACTTtaggaaattaaaaaaaaaaaaaaaaaaaaaaattagttaacTTTAGAAAGGCCGAAAGTGAATACCCTGGTAAGCAAAGAATATGCTTTATGTGAGCATTTTTTGGGTGCACGAGGTAAAAGCTTCTCGTTAATgcattagtttttttttacttaagaaTTGGATAAGTATTTCCTCGATCTTCTTCCAGCTTATTGAGAGAACTTGACAAACCTCAACAGATACTAAGAATAGCCTGAAGAAAAACCCTGATTGAAAATTAGCTTTGCATTGCAGTtagataataatatttatttattatcagcACAAATTATTGAACCCATAGAGCATGCGTCAATCGAGTTATTCTATATAGCATGAatgttatatatgttatatatacaaatgaatACATAATATGAATTTGCGCCTCGTAAAGTGTGCCTGATAAGCCTGACATGCAATGCCGCTAATGCACAAATATTCATGCAGATTGtgtatttaattgttataaaatCGATTGATTTTAAAAGGTTCaatcaaatatgtatatagatttaaATGTGGACTGCAATTCGATTCAGTTTAGCTAACGCACGTTTCTTCAATTCATTAaacttacttttatttttagctcatgcaaaaaaacatttcaattataaGTATATGTTCGTTCATCTGTCTATATGTACATGAACATTTGTCCGATTTTGCGTTGAGCCACGCGCACAAaagatttttatcaattttaaacgatgaacaaataaataaacaatgtCTAGACCCCAGACTGCCCCCAAAATACTCAGGTTGCGGCACAGTGTCCGATAgataattgaaattattgaaTAACTTAATAATACGctcggacacacacacacacacacacatatatatatatttctatatacattATTAATATGTGTGCGAGCAACACATGTGGCATTTGTTCCATTTTATGCCCGAATTAGTTGTATAGATAGTATTCCATGCGGCCTTATAGAGAAGGCGTTTCGTAGGTAGCCCATGAATAAGCGTCAAACGGGCAACCGAAAAATACACAATTATTTGTCGAGCATTTCCTTTTTTCAATCGCATTGGTAACAGCTTGTAAGAGACTATACGACTTTATAAGATTATAAAAGCTTcacataattatttaaaaggaAGAAGTTCTTAAAAGTTAAGCAAATCCTAACGAAAACGTTTAATCTATAATACAGTATATTATATAAAGCTGGCTAAAATCTATCTTGAAATTGTGGTCACCTGATGATAAGATAACATTGACTCCCGCAAAAATTCAAGATAACTAAAAACAGCTGGTTAATAAGCAAAGCTTTAATCTCCATACAtctctataaataaatatgttcaCTAATTGCAAACCTAAATATTAACTCATTTCGAGTTAACATGCATGTTAAGTTAACATGCATGTTAAGAATCTCATATTCTTCTTTAAATGGTCAACTTCCTTCTCTCTCACCTTTTCAAAACTAAAATAAGTCCCCATCCGTTTCAGTTGCCAACCAGCCCTTGAGTCTGCCTTATCAGGGGTGTAATGcccaatgttttttttttgttttattttttggttgtaTTGCCTAATCTCTTATCAGTTGGCAGCCGCAAATGTTTCACCTTTCGAATGATGGGCTCGATCGTGCCTAGCGtccagctgttgttgttgtcgctttggCCCGCTAACCTTGAATGTATAAAATGTTGAGCACTAAACCGAAGCGTTGATAAATCAAAtgcgcgcacacatacacatgcacgcatACATGTGTATTGATTATAGATGTCTCGGGAAATCGTTTGGGACGCACGCGTTAGATGACAAAACTAATGATCGctaatagcagcaacaacaatgcgttTAAATGAATTAACTGATTGGTGCTTGACTAGCTGTTACCCTGTAATTCGATTTGAAGATCTAAAGGTGAAAAGGTGAAAGGTGTTCGCACAGGTACTCGGTGTTTGTGATACTAAGGCAAATATAATTGAAAGATAACATAAATGTGTGTAGAAATAAGAACATGAATTAAAAGAGAATTTAAAACTAGCTggaacaggaacaggagcaAGCGTAGAAAAAGAAATGAGAACATGCACagacaaaaagtaaattggATTATGCAAGAAGTTTATATGCCAATTGGATTCTGATATGAATACTATTTTAATTGGAATATAAATTGCAAATCCAGAATTGGCAAGAATAGGAATAAAAAAATAGGAAAAGAAAAGCGATtcgaaataaaatttaatataaaatacaaaaataaatacaaaataattaaatcataTATTATACAAAATCAAGGATGGGCCCGAAAGACCAGCTAgcatgcataaaatataattgatgttgtatattttattaatataaattatatttcatctttaaatatatatatatatattttttttaacaatttaaaagttGTGGGTTATAATGGAGTCAGGCACGCGCATGCTCACAAAATAGCcgcattaaataaatttatttaatagcaCAATTAAAAGCGAATGCGTCCACTCtatcactctctctctctccctctctctctttctctccttGGTTTAGCTATCCACTGATCAACATACCGTTACCTGGCACCATACCCACCAAAATTGTGCTGCCCTACGAGGGACGCTACACGCCGCTCTTTGGCGAAACGGATGCAACGACAGTCGCGTATAACCAAAGTGGAGCCAGTGCATCAGCAttcaatggcagcagcagcagtagcagtg
This window harbors:
- the LOC6625091 gene encoding transmembrane protein 164 yields the protein MEWDWAVGGITDEIPRTTGPECINYMTDRRRWTETALLSALFIYIMHGNWKRLAPIRLPPAHEIQKSHSPMRLFLLISMSFVFGIEMGFKLAGGSMIFALNPCHVQTCLQIYLLAAKPTKTTTALFRIQMSNLNGPFLAFVFPEVEGRTYPFEQATYWIQHALLYIIPIYILRSGAYTIEDLGDFKWVKIGTAFMLFYHFLLLSPLSILTGINLDHMLCAALSDPFQGQNYRLFACCHQALLCPLLSKGTVLLFGSGKSRCNENGVHNNVGGGRETYTPPGSEHVLYHQLPPQQEYVTTETMTGEYTMPTTKID